In Synergistaceae bacterium, a genomic segment contains:
- the recG gene encoding ATP-dependent DNA helicase RecG has product MNQVVRLSSPVEILEGIGPKKAEALSRLGIYTLEDLFYFMPRRYEDRRVISKINLLSPGNFYSIIAKVKDTRTRPGRTEALLFDETGQVIASWFSEKIIKFIHKGMTLAICGYIDNNLLTPRFTHPEFEILGESGESSIIGKIFPVYHANSDMPQKTLRKLIHSVINKYADKCLNEFLPAKILSRYGMMTLSEAVKNIHMPSDSHDYIRARNRLAFDELFLLQSGIIMRRQKFSGSNNSQSLKPGINYNKFLQNLTFKLTSSQELAINEILDDLAKNTPMNRLLQGDVGSGKTLVAFAAMLACVDSGFQAALMAPTEILAWQHYEKLRKTLEPLGLKAGLLIGSLKTSERNQILAELSDGTINIIVGTHSIFAERVNFSSLALVIVDEQHRFGVLQRNNLISKGVSPHVLAMTATPIPRTLIMSIYGDLEVSSLHELPPGRKRINTISFAPVQYRRVLQIIHEAVSRGEQIYWVCPLIDENDDKDLSAVTVIYEKLKNLLPGLNIAMLHGKLSPDIKSQVMQAFSDGRINLLVATVVIEVGVDVPNASIIIIQDAGQFGLAQLHQLRGRVGRGQAQSTCILLEGRNITPEGKARISAMINISDGFKLSEQDLIQRGPGEFCGTRQHGVTDFHAADLVKDEKILLLARDEARNLMRQDINLDSEPSLKHEIFRRLGKVLELAITS; this is encoded by the coding sequence ATTAATCAAGTTGTTAGATTAAGTTCTCCCGTTGAAATCCTTGAGGGTATTGGCCCAAAGAAAGCCGAAGCATTATCACGTCTGGGAATATATACACTTGAGGATTTATTTTATTTCATGCCTAGACGCTACGAAGACAGGCGCGTTATTTCCAAAATTAATTTATTGTCGCCCGGAAATTTTTATTCGATTATTGCCAAAGTCAAAGATACTAGAACTAGACCCGGCCGGACTGAAGCATTATTATTTGACGAAACAGGCCAAGTTATAGCCTCATGGTTCAGCGAGAAAATTATTAAATTTATTCACAAAGGTATGACTCTTGCTATATGCGGCTATATTGATAATAATTTACTCACTCCGAGATTCACGCACCCTGAATTTGAAATATTAGGAGAGTCGGGCGAGTCTTCTATAATCGGCAAAATATTCCCCGTCTATCATGCAAATTCAGATATGCCGCAAAAAACTTTACGCAAATTAATTCATTCAGTCATAAATAAATACGCTGATAAATGCCTTAATGAGTTTTTGCCCGCAAAAATTTTATCTCGCTATGGAATGATGACTCTTTCTGAAGCCGTGAAAAATATTCACATGCCCAGTGACTCACATGATTATATACGCGCAAGAAATAGACTCGCATTTGACGAATTATTTTTGCTGCAGTCAGGTATAATAATGCGCCGTCAAAAATTTTCAGGTTCTAATAACTCGCAGTCACTTAAGCCCGGAATAAATTATAATAAATTCCTGCAAAATCTCACGTTCAAATTAACAAGTTCGCAGGAGTTAGCAATTAACGAAATTCTTGACGACTTAGCAAAAAATACTCCCATGAATAGATTATTACAGGGCGATGTCGGCTCAGGTAAGACTCTTGTTGCATTTGCGGCTATGTTAGCATGTGTTGATTCAGGATTTCAGGCAGCATTGATGGCACCCACTGAAATTTTAGCGTGGCAGCATTATGAGAAATTGCGCAAAACTTTAGAGCCGCTCGGCTTAAAAGCAGGTTTGTTAATAGGCAGCTTGAAAACTTCAGAACGTAATCAAATTTTAGCGGAACTTTCTGACGGGACTATAAATATAATCGTCGGGACTCATTCAATTTTTGCGGAACGTGTAAATTTTTCGAGTCTTGCGCTCGTAATAGTCGATGAACAGCACAGATTCGGAGTTTTGCAGAGAAATAATTTAATTTCTAAGGGCGTGAGTCCTCACGTTTTAGCAATGACGGCGACTCCGATTCCTAGAACTCTTATAATGTCAATTTACGGCGATTTAGAAGTCTCTTCACTCCACGAATTACCGCCCGGACGCAAGCGAATTAACACGATTTCTTTTGCACCCGTTCAATATAGAAGAGTTTTGCAGATAATTCACGAGGCCGTTTCACGAGGTGAGCAAATTTACTGGGTCTGTCCGCTGATTGATGAGAATGACGATAAAGATTTAAGCGCGGTTACTGTGATTTACGAGAAATTAAAAAATTTATTGCCCGGTTTAAATATTGCTATGTTACATGGGAAGTTAAGCCCCGATATAAAATCTCAAGTTATGCAAGCCTTCTCGGACGGACGGATTAATTTATTAGTCGCTACTGTAGTTATTGAAGTCGGAGTCGATGTTCCTAACGCCAGCATTATAATAATTCAGGACGCGGGACAATTCGGGCTGGCACAATTACATCAATTACGGGGGCGGGTCGGTCGGGGTCAAGCACAAAGCACTTGCATATTACTTGAAGGACGAAATATAACACCTGAAGGGAAGGCGCGAATTTCAGCAATGATAAATATTTCTGACGGATTCAAACTTTCAGAGCAGGATTTAATACAGCGCGGGCCGGGTGAATTTTGCGGGACTCGGCAGCACGGAGTAACTGACTTTCACGCGGCTGATTTGGTAAAGGACGAAAAAATTTTATTGTTAGCTCGCGACGAGGCAAGAAATTTAATGAGAC
- a CDS encoding DivIVA domain-containing protein, whose protein sequence is MSDLLTAKDVEVKVFKKVRFGGYSVPEVEDFLNQVADDLEAYTMQIDEKDARIQELESFVKKQEGMNDAIKDALILAKKAAQELEDKAKANTEQLLADAKAEAEKITSEAETKAAERISEADSKATDIIMKAKNSADDIIQASQDKRAKAEQSRANIEQELESRRRDAEDRADDILANARAEARRIIGEAQKEVETYNEQIKFLSLQKQEFVKNTAALLFDFGKIIDHAQQEIDSETGDLQDDSAN, encoded by the coding sequence ATGAGTGATTTACTTACTGCAAAAGATGTCGAAGTCAAAGTATTCAAGAAAGTTAGATTTGGCGGTTATTCTGTGCCTGAAGTTGAAGATTTCTTGAATCAAGTAGCCGATGATTTAGAGGCTTATACTATGCAGATTGACGAGAAGGACGCGCGGATTCAGGAGCTTGAGTCATTCGTCAAGAAACAGGAAGGTATGAATGACGCAATAAAAGACGCGTTAATTTTAGCCAAGAAAGCAGCTCAAGAATTAGAAGATAAAGCCAAAGCTAACACTGAGCAGTTACTTGCAGACGCTAAAGCCGAAGCCGAGAAAATTACTTCAGAAGCAGAGACTAAAGCAGCAGAAAGAATCTCGGAAGCTGACAGCAAAGCTACTGATATAATCATGAAAGCAAAAAATTCAGCCGATGATATAATTCAAGCCTCACAGGATAAACGAGCCAAAGCCGAACAGAGCCGCGCAAATATTGAGCAGGAACTCGAATCCCGCCGACGTGACGCAGAAGACCGAGCCGATGACATTCTCGCAAATGCCCGGGCCGAAGCACGCAGGATAATCGGTGAAGCACAAAAGGAAGTCGAGACTTATAACGAGCAAATAAAATTTTTAAGCCTTCAAAAACAGGAATTTGTGAAGAATACTGCGGCATTATTATTTGATTTCGGCAAAATAATAGATCACGCTCAACAGGAAATAGACTCAGAAACAGGAGACTTGCAAGACGACTCAGCAAATTAA
- a CDS encoding cell division protein SepF: MNIMRWFGFDNDDDYDDDDEYQDEKRSRPAKSSSRREGNPRISNNSAPGKLILFRGIASDNERKRLREALINGAMVLIDLHELSPMEYEESGKDFVKFMGGVVFGINGMIIPMVETAQYLLTPKPDMFEAWPEERESNE; the protein is encoded by the coding sequence TTGAATATAATGCGCTGGTTTGGATTTGACAACGATGACGACTACGACGACGACGACGAATATCAAGACGAAAAACGCAGCAGACCCGCAAAATCTTCATCAAGACGTGAAGGAAATCCGCGAATATCAAATAATTCTGCACCCGGAAAATTAATTTTATTTAGGGGTATCGCCTCAGACAATGAAAGAAAGCGGCTCCGTGAAGCATTAATTAACGGTGCTATGGTATTAATCGACCTTCACGAATTATCACCGATGGAATATGAAGAAAGCGGCAAAGATTTTGTTAAATTCATGGGCGGTGTAGTCTTTGGCATTAATGGAATGATTATTCCTATGGTAGAGACTGCGCAGTATTTATTGACACCTAAACCCGATATGTTTGAGGCTTGGCCGGAGGAGAGAGAGTCTAATGAGTGA